The proteins below come from a single Oncorhynchus keta strain PuntledgeMale-10-30-2019 chromosome 1, Oket_V2, whole genome shotgun sequence genomic window:
- the tbx2b gene encoding T-box transcription factor TBX2b isoform X1 has translation MRDPVFTGTAMAYHPFHAHRPTDFSMSAFLAAAQPSFFPTLTLPHAALTKPMSDHLVGAAEAGLHPALSHHHQAAHLRSLKSLEPEEEVEDDPKVTLEAKDLWDQFHKIGTEMVITKSGRRMFPPFKVRINGLDKKAKYILLMDIVAADDCRYKFHNSRWMVAGKADPEMPKRMYIHPDSPATGEQWMAKPVAFHKLKLTNNISDKHGFVSTTILNSMHKYQPRFHIVRANDILKLPYSTFRTYVFPETDFIAVTAYQNDKITQLKIDNNPFAKGFRDTGNGRREKREPFNSRKQLTLPSLRMYEDQCKADRDGGDSDASSSEPTTGRDGAHSPIGPGSSPLSRISPDDKACTDSEQELDHQDERCTASNSPEPEPPSPFSPRCEDRVKEKPSLEKKDYPDSRKSSDSIFSIRNLEKGDKTENRHRKDTTDSSKKDTADSGAISATKESFSPLMVQTESPSHFSASHLQSLALSGLHSQQFFNPMNAGQMLFHPGQFAMGPGAFSAMSMGHLLASVSGASGMDNGSLSAQGTGGAPNPFPFHLSQHMLASQGISMPTFGGLFPYPYTYMAAAAAAASAMPASTTASSLSRNPFLTSSRPRLRFNPYQLPVSMAQSTSLFTTGLPGGLNPSSESSKSGSRETSPVPELHSHKAGSSHRTSSPKSMKDSINELQNIQRLVSGLESQRETYPPRDSPK, from the exons ATGAGAGATCCAGTTTTCACAGGGACTGCCATGGCTTATCACCCTTTCCACGCTCACCGGCCGACCGACTTCTCCATGTCAGCTTTCCTAGCGGCCGCGCAGCCTTCCTTCTTCCCGACGCTCACTCTGCCTCACGCGGCTCTTACTAAGCCCATGTCGGACCACCTCGTTGGAGCCGCGGAGGCAGGGCTCCACCCGGCTCTCAGCCACCACCACCAGGCGGCTCATCTCCGCAGCCTGAAGAGCCTGGAGCccgaggaagaggtggaggacgACCCTAAAGTCACACTGGAGGCCAAGGACCTATGGGACCAGTTTCACAAAATAGGAACAGAGATGGTTATTACCAAATCTGGAAG GAGAATGTTTCCTCCGTTTAAAGTCAGAATAAATGGGCTTGATAAAAAAGCCAAGTATATTCTATTGATGGATATAGTCGCTGCCGACGACTGCCGCTACAAGTTCCACAATTCTCGCTGGATGGTAGCGGGAAAGGCCGATCCGGAGATGCCCAAAAGAATGTACATTCACCCGGATAGCCCGGCTACGGGAGAGCAGTGGATGGCCAAGCCTGTTGCTTTTCATAAACTGAAGCTGACCAACAATATATCGGACAAGCATGGATTtgtaagtact ACGATTCTTAATTCCATGCACAAATACCAGCCCAGGTTTCATATCGTGAGGGCCAACGACATCCTGAAGCTCCCCTACAGCACGTTTAGGACATACGTGTTCCCAGAGACAGACTTCATCGCTGTCACAGCTTATCAAAACGACAAG ATAACACAGCTGAAGATTGATAATAACCCTTTTGCCAAAGGATTCAGAGACACCGGAAAtggaagaagagagaaaag GGAACCGTTCAACTCTAGGAAACAGTTGACCCTTCCCTCTCTGCGGATGTATGAAGACCAATGCAAAGCAGACCGAGACGGGGGCGACTCTGATGCCTCGTCTAGTGAACCAACAACCGGCAGAGACGGTGCACACTCTCCAATCGGACCTGGATCCAGCCCGCTTAGTCGAATCAGCCCAG ATGATAAAGCCTGTACTGACAGTGAGCAAGAACTTGATCATCAGGATGAGCGTTGTACCGCATCGAACAGCCCTGAACCCGAGCCGCCCTCTCCCTTCAGCCCGAGGTGCGAGGACCGGGTGAAGGAAAAGCCGAGTCTGGAAAAGAAAGACTATCCGGACTCAAGAAAGTCGAGCGATTCCATATTCAGTATAAGGAACCTTGAGAAAGGAGACAAAACGGAGAACAGGCACAGGAAAGACACTACAGATTCGTCAAAAAAGGACACCGCAGACAGCGGCGCGATAAGCGCAACCAAAGAAAGTTTCTCCCCGCTCATGGTTCAAACAGAGAGCCCCTCACACTTCAGCGCGAGCCACCTGCAGAGTCTGGCCCTGTCTGGTTTGCACAGCCAGCAGTTTTTTAATCCAATGAACGCCGGACAAATGCTATTTCACCCTGGGCAGTTCGCTATGGGCCCAGGTGCGTTTTCTGCCATGAGCATGGGACATCTATTGGCCTCGGTATCCGGGGCAAGTGGTATGGACAACGGCAGCCTCTCCGCACAGGGCACCGGGGGCGCGCCGAACCCTTTCCCCTTCCATCTATCGCAGCACATGCTCGCCTCTCAG GGCATTTCCATGCCGACCTTTGGAGGCCTGTTCCCGTACCCGTACACCTACATGGCTGCCGCTGCCGCCGCGGCCTCCGCCATGCCCGCTAGCACTACAGCCAGTTCGCTCTCGAGAAATCCCTTCCTCACCAGCTCCCGCCCCCGGCTCCGGTTCAACCCTTATCAGCTCCCCGTGTCTATGGCCCAGAGCACAAGTCTATTCACCACCGGCCTGCCAGGCGGCCTAAACCCCAGCTCAGAGTCGTCCAAATCGGGCAGCAGGGAGACGAGTCCCGTGCCTGAGCTTCACAGCCACAAAGCGGGGTCGAGTCATAGGACCAGCTCCCCCAAATCGATGAAGGACTCTATCAATGAGCTCCAAAACATCCAGAGACTAGTGAGCGGCctggagagccagagagagacgtACCCCCCGAGAGACTCTCCTAAGTGA
- the tbx2b gene encoding T-box transcription factor TBX2b isoform X4: MRDPVFTGTAMAYHPFHAHRPTDFSMSAFLAAAQPSFFPTLTLPHAALTKPMSDHLVGAAEAGLHPALSHHHQAAHLRSLKSLEPEEEVEDDPKVTLEAKDLWDQFHKIGTEMVITKSGRRMFPPFKVRINGLDKKAKYILLMDIVAADDCRYKFHNSRWMVAGKADPEMPKRMYIHPDSPATGEQWMAKPVAFHKLKLTNNISDKHGFTILNSMHKYQPRFHIVRANDILKLPYSTFRTYVFPETDFIAVTAYQNDKITQLKIDNNPFAKGFRDTGNGRREKRKQLTLPSLRMYEDQCKADRDGGDSDASSSEPTTGRDGAHSPIGPGSSPLSRISPDDKACTDSEQELDHQDERCTASNSPEPEPPSPFSPRCEDRVKEKPSLEKKDYPDSRKSSDSIFSIRNLEKGDKTENRHRKDTTDSSKKDTADSGAISATKESFSPLMVQTESPSHFSASHLQSLALSGLHSQQFFNPMNAGQMLFHPGQFAMGPGAFSAMSMGHLLASVSGASGMDNGSLSAQGTGGAPNPFPFHLSQHMLASQGISMPTFGGLFPYPYTYMAAAAAAASAMPASTTASSLSRNPFLTSSRPRLRFNPYQLPVSMAQSTSLFTTGLPGGLNPSSESSKSGSRETSPVPELHSHKAGSSHRTSSPKSMKDSINELQNIQRLVSGLESQRETYPPRDSPK; the protein is encoded by the exons ATGAGAGATCCAGTTTTCACAGGGACTGCCATGGCTTATCACCCTTTCCACGCTCACCGGCCGACCGACTTCTCCATGTCAGCTTTCCTAGCGGCCGCGCAGCCTTCCTTCTTCCCGACGCTCACTCTGCCTCACGCGGCTCTTACTAAGCCCATGTCGGACCACCTCGTTGGAGCCGCGGAGGCAGGGCTCCACCCGGCTCTCAGCCACCACCACCAGGCGGCTCATCTCCGCAGCCTGAAGAGCCTGGAGCccgaggaagaggtggaggacgACCCTAAAGTCACACTGGAGGCCAAGGACCTATGGGACCAGTTTCACAAAATAGGAACAGAGATGGTTATTACCAAATCTGGAAG GAGAATGTTTCCTCCGTTTAAAGTCAGAATAAATGGGCTTGATAAAAAAGCCAAGTATATTCTATTGATGGATATAGTCGCTGCCGACGACTGCCGCTACAAGTTCCACAATTCTCGCTGGATGGTAGCGGGAAAGGCCGATCCGGAGATGCCCAAAAGAATGTACATTCACCCGGATAGCCCGGCTACGGGAGAGCAGTGGATGGCCAAGCCTGTTGCTTTTCATAAACTGAAGCTGACCAACAATATATCGGACAAGCATGGATTt ACGATTCTTAATTCCATGCACAAATACCAGCCCAGGTTTCATATCGTGAGGGCCAACGACATCCTGAAGCTCCCCTACAGCACGTTTAGGACATACGTGTTCCCAGAGACAGACTTCATCGCTGTCACAGCTTATCAAAACGACAAG ATAACACAGCTGAAGATTGATAATAACCCTTTTGCCAAAGGATTCAGAGACACCGGAAAtggaagaagagagaaaag GAAACAGTTGACCCTTCCCTCTCTGCGGATGTATGAAGACCAATGCAAAGCAGACCGAGACGGGGGCGACTCTGATGCCTCGTCTAGTGAACCAACAACCGGCAGAGACGGTGCACACTCTCCAATCGGACCTGGATCCAGCCCGCTTAGTCGAATCAGCCCAG ATGATAAAGCCTGTACTGACAGTGAGCAAGAACTTGATCATCAGGATGAGCGTTGTACCGCATCGAACAGCCCTGAACCCGAGCCGCCCTCTCCCTTCAGCCCGAGGTGCGAGGACCGGGTGAAGGAAAAGCCGAGTCTGGAAAAGAAAGACTATCCGGACTCAAGAAAGTCGAGCGATTCCATATTCAGTATAAGGAACCTTGAGAAAGGAGACAAAACGGAGAACAGGCACAGGAAAGACACTACAGATTCGTCAAAAAAGGACACCGCAGACAGCGGCGCGATAAGCGCAACCAAAGAAAGTTTCTCCCCGCTCATGGTTCAAACAGAGAGCCCCTCACACTTCAGCGCGAGCCACCTGCAGAGTCTGGCCCTGTCTGGTTTGCACAGCCAGCAGTTTTTTAATCCAATGAACGCCGGACAAATGCTATTTCACCCTGGGCAGTTCGCTATGGGCCCAGGTGCGTTTTCTGCCATGAGCATGGGACATCTATTGGCCTCGGTATCCGGGGCAAGTGGTATGGACAACGGCAGCCTCTCCGCACAGGGCACCGGGGGCGCGCCGAACCCTTTCCCCTTCCATCTATCGCAGCACATGCTCGCCTCTCAG GGCATTTCCATGCCGACCTTTGGAGGCCTGTTCCCGTACCCGTACACCTACATGGCTGCCGCTGCCGCCGCGGCCTCCGCCATGCCCGCTAGCACTACAGCCAGTTCGCTCTCGAGAAATCCCTTCCTCACCAGCTCCCGCCCCCGGCTCCGGTTCAACCCTTATCAGCTCCCCGTGTCTATGGCCCAGAGCACAAGTCTATTCACCACCGGCCTGCCAGGCGGCCTAAACCCCAGCTCAGAGTCGTCCAAATCGGGCAGCAGGGAGACGAGTCCCGTGCCTGAGCTTCACAGCCACAAAGCGGGGTCGAGTCATAGGACCAGCTCCCCCAAATCGATGAAGGACTCTATCAATGAGCTCCAAAACATCCAGAGACTAGTGAGCGGCctggagagccagagagagacgtACCCCCCGAGAGACTCTCCTAAGTGA
- the tbx2b gene encoding T-box transcription factor TBX2b isoform X2, with amino-acid sequence MRDPVFTGTAMAYHPFHAHRPTDFSMSAFLAAAQPSFFPTLTLPHAALTKPMSDHLVGAAEAGLHPALSHHHQAAHLRSLKSLEPEEEVEDDPKVTLEAKDLWDQFHKIGTEMVITKSGRRMFPPFKVRINGLDKKAKYILLMDIVAADDCRYKFHNSRWMVAGKADPEMPKRMYIHPDSPATGEQWMAKPVAFHKLKLTNNISDKHGFTILNSMHKYQPRFHIVRANDILKLPYSTFRTYVFPETDFIAVTAYQNDKITQLKIDNNPFAKGFRDTGNGRREKREPFNSRKQLTLPSLRMYEDQCKADRDGGDSDASSSEPTTGRDGAHSPIGPGSSPLSRISPDDKACTDSEQELDHQDERCTASNSPEPEPPSPFSPRCEDRVKEKPSLEKKDYPDSRKSSDSIFSIRNLEKGDKTENRHRKDTTDSSKKDTADSGAISATKESFSPLMVQTESPSHFSASHLQSLALSGLHSQQFFNPMNAGQMLFHPGQFAMGPGAFSAMSMGHLLASVSGASGMDNGSLSAQGTGGAPNPFPFHLSQHMLASQGISMPTFGGLFPYPYTYMAAAAAAASAMPASTTASSLSRNPFLTSSRPRLRFNPYQLPVSMAQSTSLFTTGLPGGLNPSSESSKSGSRETSPVPELHSHKAGSSHRTSSPKSMKDSINELQNIQRLVSGLESQRETYPPRDSPK; translated from the exons ATGAGAGATCCAGTTTTCACAGGGACTGCCATGGCTTATCACCCTTTCCACGCTCACCGGCCGACCGACTTCTCCATGTCAGCTTTCCTAGCGGCCGCGCAGCCTTCCTTCTTCCCGACGCTCACTCTGCCTCACGCGGCTCTTACTAAGCCCATGTCGGACCACCTCGTTGGAGCCGCGGAGGCAGGGCTCCACCCGGCTCTCAGCCACCACCACCAGGCGGCTCATCTCCGCAGCCTGAAGAGCCTGGAGCccgaggaagaggtggaggacgACCCTAAAGTCACACTGGAGGCCAAGGACCTATGGGACCAGTTTCACAAAATAGGAACAGAGATGGTTATTACCAAATCTGGAAG GAGAATGTTTCCTCCGTTTAAAGTCAGAATAAATGGGCTTGATAAAAAAGCCAAGTATATTCTATTGATGGATATAGTCGCTGCCGACGACTGCCGCTACAAGTTCCACAATTCTCGCTGGATGGTAGCGGGAAAGGCCGATCCGGAGATGCCCAAAAGAATGTACATTCACCCGGATAGCCCGGCTACGGGAGAGCAGTGGATGGCCAAGCCTGTTGCTTTTCATAAACTGAAGCTGACCAACAATATATCGGACAAGCATGGATTt ACGATTCTTAATTCCATGCACAAATACCAGCCCAGGTTTCATATCGTGAGGGCCAACGACATCCTGAAGCTCCCCTACAGCACGTTTAGGACATACGTGTTCCCAGAGACAGACTTCATCGCTGTCACAGCTTATCAAAACGACAAG ATAACACAGCTGAAGATTGATAATAACCCTTTTGCCAAAGGATTCAGAGACACCGGAAAtggaagaagagagaaaag GGAACCGTTCAACTCTAGGAAACAGTTGACCCTTCCCTCTCTGCGGATGTATGAAGACCAATGCAAAGCAGACCGAGACGGGGGCGACTCTGATGCCTCGTCTAGTGAACCAACAACCGGCAGAGACGGTGCACACTCTCCAATCGGACCTGGATCCAGCCCGCTTAGTCGAATCAGCCCAG ATGATAAAGCCTGTACTGACAGTGAGCAAGAACTTGATCATCAGGATGAGCGTTGTACCGCATCGAACAGCCCTGAACCCGAGCCGCCCTCTCCCTTCAGCCCGAGGTGCGAGGACCGGGTGAAGGAAAAGCCGAGTCTGGAAAAGAAAGACTATCCGGACTCAAGAAAGTCGAGCGATTCCATATTCAGTATAAGGAACCTTGAGAAAGGAGACAAAACGGAGAACAGGCACAGGAAAGACACTACAGATTCGTCAAAAAAGGACACCGCAGACAGCGGCGCGATAAGCGCAACCAAAGAAAGTTTCTCCCCGCTCATGGTTCAAACAGAGAGCCCCTCACACTTCAGCGCGAGCCACCTGCAGAGTCTGGCCCTGTCTGGTTTGCACAGCCAGCAGTTTTTTAATCCAATGAACGCCGGACAAATGCTATTTCACCCTGGGCAGTTCGCTATGGGCCCAGGTGCGTTTTCTGCCATGAGCATGGGACATCTATTGGCCTCGGTATCCGGGGCAAGTGGTATGGACAACGGCAGCCTCTCCGCACAGGGCACCGGGGGCGCGCCGAACCCTTTCCCCTTCCATCTATCGCAGCACATGCTCGCCTCTCAG GGCATTTCCATGCCGACCTTTGGAGGCCTGTTCCCGTACCCGTACACCTACATGGCTGCCGCTGCCGCCGCGGCCTCCGCCATGCCCGCTAGCACTACAGCCAGTTCGCTCTCGAGAAATCCCTTCCTCACCAGCTCCCGCCCCCGGCTCCGGTTCAACCCTTATCAGCTCCCCGTGTCTATGGCCCAGAGCACAAGTCTATTCACCACCGGCCTGCCAGGCGGCCTAAACCCCAGCTCAGAGTCGTCCAAATCGGGCAGCAGGGAGACGAGTCCCGTGCCTGAGCTTCACAGCCACAAAGCGGGGTCGAGTCATAGGACCAGCTCCCCCAAATCGATGAAGGACTCTATCAATGAGCTCCAAAACATCCAGAGACTAGTGAGCGGCctggagagccagagagagacgtACCCCCCGAGAGACTCTCCTAAGTGA
- the tbx2b gene encoding T-box transcription factor TBX2b isoform X3 translates to MRDPVFTGTAMAYHPFHAHRPTDFSMSAFLAAAQPSFFPTLTLPHAALTKPMSDHLVGAAEAGLHPALSHHHQAAHLRSLKSLEPEEEVEDDPKVTLEAKDLWDQFHKIGTEMVITKSGRRMFPPFKVRINGLDKKAKYILLMDIVAADDCRYKFHNSRWMVAGKADPEMPKRMYIHPDSPATGEQWMAKPVAFHKLKLTNNISDKHGFVSTTILNSMHKYQPRFHIVRANDILKLPYSTFRTYVFPETDFIAVTAYQNDKITQLKIDNNPFAKGFRDTGNGRREKRKQLTLPSLRMYEDQCKADRDGGDSDASSSEPTTGRDGAHSPIGPGSSPLSRISPDDKACTDSEQELDHQDERCTASNSPEPEPPSPFSPRCEDRVKEKPSLEKKDYPDSRKSSDSIFSIRNLEKGDKTENRHRKDTTDSSKKDTADSGAISATKESFSPLMVQTESPSHFSASHLQSLALSGLHSQQFFNPMNAGQMLFHPGQFAMGPGAFSAMSMGHLLASVSGASGMDNGSLSAQGTGGAPNPFPFHLSQHMLASQGISMPTFGGLFPYPYTYMAAAAAAASAMPASTTASSLSRNPFLTSSRPRLRFNPYQLPVSMAQSTSLFTTGLPGGLNPSSESSKSGSRETSPVPELHSHKAGSSHRTSSPKSMKDSINELQNIQRLVSGLESQRETYPPRDSPK, encoded by the exons ATGAGAGATCCAGTTTTCACAGGGACTGCCATGGCTTATCACCCTTTCCACGCTCACCGGCCGACCGACTTCTCCATGTCAGCTTTCCTAGCGGCCGCGCAGCCTTCCTTCTTCCCGACGCTCACTCTGCCTCACGCGGCTCTTACTAAGCCCATGTCGGACCACCTCGTTGGAGCCGCGGAGGCAGGGCTCCACCCGGCTCTCAGCCACCACCACCAGGCGGCTCATCTCCGCAGCCTGAAGAGCCTGGAGCccgaggaagaggtggaggacgACCCTAAAGTCACACTGGAGGCCAAGGACCTATGGGACCAGTTTCACAAAATAGGAACAGAGATGGTTATTACCAAATCTGGAAG GAGAATGTTTCCTCCGTTTAAAGTCAGAATAAATGGGCTTGATAAAAAAGCCAAGTATATTCTATTGATGGATATAGTCGCTGCCGACGACTGCCGCTACAAGTTCCACAATTCTCGCTGGATGGTAGCGGGAAAGGCCGATCCGGAGATGCCCAAAAGAATGTACATTCACCCGGATAGCCCGGCTACGGGAGAGCAGTGGATGGCCAAGCCTGTTGCTTTTCATAAACTGAAGCTGACCAACAATATATCGGACAAGCATGGATTtgtaagtact ACGATTCTTAATTCCATGCACAAATACCAGCCCAGGTTTCATATCGTGAGGGCCAACGACATCCTGAAGCTCCCCTACAGCACGTTTAGGACATACGTGTTCCCAGAGACAGACTTCATCGCTGTCACAGCTTATCAAAACGACAAG ATAACACAGCTGAAGATTGATAATAACCCTTTTGCCAAAGGATTCAGAGACACCGGAAAtggaagaagagagaaaag GAAACAGTTGACCCTTCCCTCTCTGCGGATGTATGAAGACCAATGCAAAGCAGACCGAGACGGGGGCGACTCTGATGCCTCGTCTAGTGAACCAACAACCGGCAGAGACGGTGCACACTCTCCAATCGGACCTGGATCCAGCCCGCTTAGTCGAATCAGCCCAG ATGATAAAGCCTGTACTGACAGTGAGCAAGAACTTGATCATCAGGATGAGCGTTGTACCGCATCGAACAGCCCTGAACCCGAGCCGCCCTCTCCCTTCAGCCCGAGGTGCGAGGACCGGGTGAAGGAAAAGCCGAGTCTGGAAAAGAAAGACTATCCGGACTCAAGAAAGTCGAGCGATTCCATATTCAGTATAAGGAACCTTGAGAAAGGAGACAAAACGGAGAACAGGCACAGGAAAGACACTACAGATTCGTCAAAAAAGGACACCGCAGACAGCGGCGCGATAAGCGCAACCAAAGAAAGTTTCTCCCCGCTCATGGTTCAAACAGAGAGCCCCTCACACTTCAGCGCGAGCCACCTGCAGAGTCTGGCCCTGTCTGGTTTGCACAGCCAGCAGTTTTTTAATCCAATGAACGCCGGACAAATGCTATTTCACCCTGGGCAGTTCGCTATGGGCCCAGGTGCGTTTTCTGCCATGAGCATGGGACATCTATTGGCCTCGGTATCCGGGGCAAGTGGTATGGACAACGGCAGCCTCTCCGCACAGGGCACCGGGGGCGCGCCGAACCCTTTCCCCTTCCATCTATCGCAGCACATGCTCGCCTCTCAG GGCATTTCCATGCCGACCTTTGGAGGCCTGTTCCCGTACCCGTACACCTACATGGCTGCCGCTGCCGCCGCGGCCTCCGCCATGCCCGCTAGCACTACAGCCAGTTCGCTCTCGAGAAATCCCTTCCTCACCAGCTCCCGCCCCCGGCTCCGGTTCAACCCTTATCAGCTCCCCGTGTCTATGGCCCAGAGCACAAGTCTATTCACCACCGGCCTGCCAGGCGGCCTAAACCCCAGCTCAGAGTCGTCCAAATCGGGCAGCAGGGAGACGAGTCCCGTGCCTGAGCTTCACAGCCACAAAGCGGGGTCGAGTCATAGGACCAGCTCCCCCAAATCGATGAAGGACTCTATCAATGAGCTCCAAAACATCCAGAGACTAGTGAGCGGCctggagagccagagagagacgtACCCCCCGAGAGACTCTCCTAAGTGA
- the tbx2b gene encoding T-box transcription factor TBX2b isoform X5 gives MFPPFKVRINGLDKKAKYILLMDIVAADDCRYKFHNSRWMVAGKADPEMPKRMYIHPDSPATGEQWMAKPVAFHKLKLTNNISDKHGFVSTTILNSMHKYQPRFHIVRANDILKLPYSTFRTYVFPETDFIAVTAYQNDKITQLKIDNNPFAKGFRDTGNGRREKREPFNSRKQLTLPSLRMYEDQCKADRDGGDSDASSSEPTTGRDGAHSPIGPGSSPLSRISPDDKACTDSEQELDHQDERCTASNSPEPEPPSPFSPRCEDRVKEKPSLEKKDYPDSRKSSDSIFSIRNLEKGDKTENRHRKDTTDSSKKDTADSGAISATKESFSPLMVQTESPSHFSASHLQSLALSGLHSQQFFNPMNAGQMLFHPGQFAMGPGAFSAMSMGHLLASVSGASGMDNGSLSAQGTGGAPNPFPFHLSQHMLASQGISMPTFGGLFPYPYTYMAAAAAAASAMPASTTASSLSRNPFLTSSRPRLRFNPYQLPVSMAQSTSLFTTGLPGGLNPSSESSKSGSRETSPVPELHSHKAGSSHRTSSPKSMKDSINELQNIQRLVSGLESQRETYPPRDSPK, from the exons ATGTTTCCTCCGTTTAAAGTCAGAATAAATGGGCTTGATAAAAAAGCCAAGTATATTCTATTGATGGATATAGTCGCTGCCGACGACTGCCGCTACAAGTTCCACAATTCTCGCTGGATGGTAGCGGGAAAGGCCGATCCGGAGATGCCCAAAAGAATGTACATTCACCCGGATAGCCCGGCTACGGGAGAGCAGTGGATGGCCAAGCCTGTTGCTTTTCATAAACTGAAGCTGACCAACAATATATCGGACAAGCATGGATTtgtaagtact ACGATTCTTAATTCCATGCACAAATACCAGCCCAGGTTTCATATCGTGAGGGCCAACGACATCCTGAAGCTCCCCTACAGCACGTTTAGGACATACGTGTTCCCAGAGACAGACTTCATCGCTGTCACAGCTTATCAAAACGACAAG ATAACACAGCTGAAGATTGATAATAACCCTTTTGCCAAAGGATTCAGAGACACCGGAAAtggaagaagagagaaaag GGAACCGTTCAACTCTAGGAAACAGTTGACCCTTCCCTCTCTGCGGATGTATGAAGACCAATGCAAAGCAGACCGAGACGGGGGCGACTCTGATGCCTCGTCTAGTGAACCAACAACCGGCAGAGACGGTGCACACTCTCCAATCGGACCTGGATCCAGCCCGCTTAGTCGAATCAGCCCAG ATGATAAAGCCTGTACTGACAGTGAGCAAGAACTTGATCATCAGGATGAGCGTTGTACCGCATCGAACAGCCCTGAACCCGAGCCGCCCTCTCCCTTCAGCCCGAGGTGCGAGGACCGGGTGAAGGAAAAGCCGAGTCTGGAAAAGAAAGACTATCCGGACTCAAGAAAGTCGAGCGATTCCATATTCAGTATAAGGAACCTTGAGAAAGGAGACAAAACGGAGAACAGGCACAGGAAAGACACTACAGATTCGTCAAAAAAGGACACCGCAGACAGCGGCGCGATAAGCGCAACCAAAGAAAGTTTCTCCCCGCTCATGGTTCAAACAGAGAGCCCCTCACACTTCAGCGCGAGCCACCTGCAGAGTCTGGCCCTGTCTGGTTTGCACAGCCAGCAGTTTTTTAATCCAATGAACGCCGGACAAATGCTATTTCACCCTGGGCAGTTCGCTATGGGCCCAGGTGCGTTTTCTGCCATGAGCATGGGACATCTATTGGCCTCGGTATCCGGGGCAAGTGGTATGGACAACGGCAGCCTCTCCGCACAGGGCACCGGGGGCGCGCCGAACCCTTTCCCCTTCCATCTATCGCAGCACATGCTCGCCTCTCAG GGCATTTCCATGCCGACCTTTGGAGGCCTGTTCCCGTACCCGTACACCTACATGGCTGCCGCTGCCGCCGCGGCCTCCGCCATGCCCGCTAGCACTACAGCCAGTTCGCTCTCGAGAAATCCCTTCCTCACCAGCTCCCGCCCCCGGCTCCGGTTCAACCCTTATCAGCTCCCCGTGTCTATGGCCCAGAGCACAAGTCTATTCACCACCGGCCTGCCAGGCGGCCTAAACCCCAGCTCAGAGTCGTCCAAATCGGGCAGCAGGGAGACGAGTCCCGTGCCTGAGCTTCACAGCCACAAAGCGGGGTCGAGTCATAGGACCAGCTCCCCCAAATCGATGAAGGACTCTATCAATGAGCTCCAAAACATCCAGAGACTAGTGAGCGGCctggagagccagagagagacgtACCCCCCGAGAGACTCTCCTAAGTGA